A window of Apium graveolens cultivar Ventura chromosome 8, ASM990537v1, whole genome shotgun sequence contains these coding sequences:
- the LOC141676939 gene encoding anaerobic nitrite reductase MHB1-like produces MNLNTESLASDNTLLSCNGMEKRESLEVKAFTEEQEALVVKSWNVMKKNAAELGLKFFLKIFEIAPTAKKMFSFLKDSEVPLEQNKKLKPHAMTVFVMTCETAVQLRKAGKVTVKESTLNKMGATHSRAGVVDEHFEVTRFALLETIKEAVPEMWSPEMKNAWGEAYDQLVVTMKQRAPLSTT; encoded by the exons ATGAATCTGAATACAGAAAGTCTTGCTTCAGATAATACTTTGCTCTCCTGCAATG GTATGGAAAAGAGAGAAAGCTTGGAAGTTAAAGCTTTTACAGAGGAGCAGGAAGCTCTGGTTGTGAAGTCATGGAATGTCATGAAGAAGAATGCAGCAGAACTAGGGCTTAAGTTCTTTTTGAA GATATTCGAGATTGCACCAACTGCCAAAAAGATGTTCAGTTTCTTAAAGGACTCGGAAGTTCCTCTGGAACAGAACAAGAAACTCAAACCTCATGCTATGACTGTCTTTGTAATG ACCTGTGAAACAGCAGTACAACTCCGCAAGGCTGGAAAAGTTACAGTTAAGGAATCCACTCTAAACAAGATGGGTGCTACTCATTCCAGGGCTGGGGTGGTTGATGAACATTTTGAG GTTACTAGGTTTGCACTGCTGGAAACAATAAAGGAAGCAGTTCCAGAAATGTGGTCACCTGAGATGAAGAATGCTTGGGGGGAAGCTTATGATCAGCTGGTTGTAACTATGAAACAAAGGGCACCTTTGTCCACAACTTAA
- the LOC141678993 gene encoding imidazoleglycerol-phosphate dehydratase, chloroplastic-like, whose amino-acid sequence MDLLSLPPHYFLTYSSPSSSFLKPRVRVSQSSLISHQKSPFSPIQTTLTSIHPHTRLSSHNGPSSFQLQTDGVRIGEVKRVTKETNVAVKINLDGSGIADSSTGIPFLDHMLDQLASHGLFDVHVKAAGDIHIDDHHTNEDVALAIGTALLHALGDRKGINRFGDFSAPLDEALVHVSLDLSGRPHLGYDLCIPTARVGTYDTQLVEHFFQSLVNTSGMTLHIRQLAGNNSHHIIEATFKAFARALRQATESDPRRHGTVPSSKGVLSRS is encoded by the exons ATGGACCTGCTTTCACTTCCTCCCCATTATTTCCTCACCTATTCATCACCATCATCTTCCTTCCTAAAACCTAGGGTTAGGGTTTCGCAATCCTCTCTCATTTCACATCAAAAATCCCCCTTTTCTCCAATTCAAACAACACTCACCTCAATTCATCCTCACACTCGCCTCTCTTCTCACAATGGACCCTCTTCATTTCAATTACAAACTG ATGGAGTTCGAATTGGGGAGGTTAAGAGAGTTACCAAAGAGACGAATGTCGCTGTTAAAATTAATTTGGATGGTTCTGGTATTGCAGATAGCAGCACTGGGATTCCGTTTCTTGATCATATGCTTGAT CAACTTGCTTCACATGGTCTATTTGACGTCCATGTAAAGGCTGCTGGTGATATACACATTGACGATCATCACACGAATGAAGACGTTGCCCTTGCCATTGGCACG GCCTTATTGCATGCACTTGGTGATAGAAAAGGAATCAATAGGTTTGGTGATTTCTCAGCTCCACTAGATGAAGCCTTGGTACATGTTTCGCTG GATCTATCTGGAAGGCCACATTTAGGCTATGATTTATGCATACCCACTGCAAGAGTTGGAACATATGATACCCAG CTGGTGGAGCACTTCTTTCAGTCTTTGGTCAATACATCTGGGATGACACTACACATACGGCAG CTAGCCGGGAATAACTCTCACCATATAATTGAGGCAACATTTAAGGCATTCGCAAGAGCTCTTCGCCAAGCAACTGAATCTGATCCACGTCGTCACGGGACTGTGCCAAG CTCCAAAGGTGTTTTATCACGTTCTTGA